The Euphorbia lathyris chromosome 2, ddEupLath1.1, whole genome shotgun sequence genome includes a window with the following:
- the LOC136218809 gene encoding malate dehydrogenase, mitochondrial: MRTSLFRSIKSLSNSTSSSHLLRRCFSSESVPDRKVAVLGAAGGIGQPLALLMKLNPLVSNLALYDIANTPGVAADVSHINTRSEVAGFVGEEQLGKALEGCDLVIIPAGVPRKPGMTRDDLFNINAGIVKGLCQAIAKYCPGAIVNMISNPVNSTVPIAAEVFKKAGTYDEKKLFGVTTLDVVRAKTFYAGKAKVPVAEVNVPVVGGHAGITILPLFSQATPQANLSDEHIIALTKRTQEGGTEVVEAKAGKGSATLSMAYAGAIFGDACLKGLNGVPDVVECSFVQSTVTDLPFFASKVRLGKNGVEEILGLGSLSDFEKEGLEKLKPELLSSIEKGIKFANQ, encoded by the exons ATGAGGACTTCACTCTTCAGATCCATCAAATCCCTCTCTAATTCCACCTCTTCCTCCCACCTCCTCCGCCGTTGCTTCTCCTCTGAGTCCGTTCCTGACCGTAAGGTCGCCGTTCTCGGTGCTGCCGGCGGTATTGGTCAGCCTCTTGCTTTGCTTATGAAGCTTAACCCTCTCGTTTCTAATCTCGCCCTCTACGATATCGCTAACACCCCCGGCGTAGCTGCCGATGTTAGCCATATCAACACCAGATCTGAG GTAGCTGGGTTCGTGGGAGAAGAACAATTGGGGAAAGCTTTGGAGGGGTGTGATCTTGTGATCATCCCAGCTGGTGTGCCAAGAAAGCCTGGAATGACCCGTGATGATCTCTTTAACATCAATGCTGGGATTGTCAAGGGTCTATGCCAAGCAATTGCTAAGTACTGCCCAGGG GCAATTGTCAATATGATCAGCAACCCAGTCAATTCTACTGTACCTATTGCAGCTGAGGTTTTCAAGAAGGCAGGAACTTATGATGAGAAAAAATTATTTGGTGTTACTACCCTTGATGTTGTCAGGGCCAAGACTTTCTATGCTGGCAAGGCCAAAGTTCCAGTTGCAG AGGTTAATGTACCAGTTGTTGGGGGCCATGCAGGCATAACTATTCTCCCACTGTTTTCACAA GCCACTCCACAAGCCAACTTGTCAGATGAACATATAATTGCTCTTACAAAGAGGACCCAAGAAGGAGGGACTGAAGTCGTTGAAGCAAAGGCTGGAAAGGGTTCTGCGACATTATCAATGGC CTATGCGGGTGCCATTTTTGGTGATGCTTGCTTGAAGGGACTGAATGGAGTTCCAGATGTTGTGGAATGTTCTTTTGTGCAATCAACTGTCACTGACTTGCCATTCTTTGCTTCAAAG GTAAGGCTTGGGAAGAATGGAGTGGAGGAAATTCTTGGTTTGGGCTCTCTCTCTGACTTTGAAAAGGAAGGCTTAGAAAAGTTGAAGCCTGAGCTTCTATCTTCCATTGAGAAGGGAATCAAGTTCGCTAACCAGTAA